In the Acidovorax sp. A79 genome, one interval contains:
- a CDS encoding ABC transporter substrate-binding protein, translating to MKRRDFVTKTSATVFGASLPLSGIRAQSRYSRYAGQTVTFSVPAHPHYDAMMKILPDFTRETGIKVETDRLAMGRMKEKQLLEMAKPQGDYDLGCYVVMWKGEYVAKNLIRPLDPFLQNPALADPAYDIKDIIPVYLENLGLVGGPKGYLAGPGAKLYGLPYGAETSVLAYRKDIFAKHGLKVPENYAEFAQLLRVIKDKEGIGALASRGQAGHQAVHAWLLHLNPLGGSVFDDQWRVRFNDKAGVQALKFLQEVVATGPAGIAGYGQGESNTAFLQGQAAMYLDSTSLAGLVNDPAKSRIAGKVSWALHPMGTRRASQSGGLGLAIAKNAKNADAGFLLMQWLTSKAQDKAVTRAGGAPTRNSTLADTDLVRQYPEFITFKEALKYSNPDWRPIIAVWDKINVQALGVGISEALTGKKTAEAALNDLVAPVMQIMREAGYKV from the coding sequence ATGAAAAGACGCGACTTCGTAACGAAAACCAGTGCCACGGTGTTCGGTGCCAGCCTGCCCTTGAGCGGAATCCGTGCGCAGAGCCGCTATTCCAGGTATGCGGGCCAGACGGTCACCTTCAGCGTGCCGGCCCATCCCCACTACGACGCGATGATGAAGATCCTGCCGGATTTCACCAGGGAAACCGGGATCAAGGTGGAAACCGACCGCCTGGCCATGGGGCGCATGAAGGAAAAGCAGCTGCTGGAGATGGCCAAGCCGCAGGGTGACTACGACCTGGGCTGCTACGTCGTGATGTGGAAAGGCGAGTACGTCGCCAAAAATCTCATCCGGCCGCTCGACCCGTTCCTGCAGAACCCCGCCCTGGCGGACCCCGCCTACGACATCAAGGACATCATTCCGGTCTATCTCGAAAACCTGGGGCTCGTGGGGGGCCCCAAGGGTTACCTGGCGGGGCCGGGCGCCAAGCTCTACGGTCTGCCCTATGGCGCGGAAACCTCGGTGCTGGCCTACCGCAAGGACATCTTTGCCAAGCACGGCCTCAAGGTGCCCGAGAACTATGCGGAGTTCGCGCAGTTGCTGCGCGTGATCAAGGACAAGGAGGGTATCGGCGCGCTGGCGTCCCGGGGCCAGGCGGGCCATCAGGCCGTGCACGCCTGGCTGCTGCACCTGAACCCGCTGGGCGGCAGCGTCTTCGACGATCAATGGCGCGTGCGCTTCAATGACAAGGCGGGCGTGCAGGCGCTCAAGTTCCTGCAGGAAGTGGTGGCCACGGGCCCCGCGGGCATCGCGGGGTATGGCCAGGGGGAAAGCAACACGGCCTTCCTGCAGGGCCAGGCCGCCATGTACCTGGACTCCACCTCCCTCGCCGGGCTGGTGAACGACCCGGCCAAGTCCCGCATCGCCGGCAAGGTCAGCTGGGCCCTGCACCCCATGGGAACGCGCCGCGCCTCCCAGTCCGGCGGGCTGGGCCTGGCCATCGCCAAGAACGCGAAGAACGCCGATGCGGGCTTCCTGCTCATGCAGTGGCTCACCTCCAAGGCCCAGGACAAGGCCGTCACCCGGGCGGGCGGCGCGCCCACCCGCAACTCCACGCTGGCCGACACCGACCTCGTGCGGCAGTACCCGGAGTTCATCACCTTCAAGGAGGCGCTCAAGTACTCCAACCCCGACTGGCGGCCCATCATCGCGGTGTGGGACAAGATCAACGTGCAGGCGCTCGGGGTCGGCATCTCCGAGGCCCTGACCGGCAAGAAGACGGCCGAGGCAGCGCTCAATGACCTGGTGGCCCCGGTCATGCAGATCATGCGTGAAGCCGGGTACAAAGTCTGA
- a CDS encoding carbohydrate ABC transporter permease: MRTPSWVPLLYVGPAAAIMAAACLYPVISAFQLGLYDWSMGTPWSAARWVGLDAFAAAFSNPRVWSSLWTTLLFAGVCVTAEMLLGIALALALERPVRGTAVFRTLFILPMMIAPIAVGLAWRYMFDAQFGLINAVLGLLRIAPLTWLADPTLAFAAIVIADVWQWTPFVFIMMVAALANVDSAVIEASRIDGANWWQMTTLVKLPMIAHVIAITLMMRLVDAFRVLEVIYVLTFGGPGDSTEILALHIYKTAFVGQQLGVAAAISVLLLVVVAVLSWIALRISNPLDNEK; encoded by the coding sequence ATGCGCACCCCTTCCTGGGTTCCGCTCCTCTACGTGGGGCCTGCCGCCGCGATCATGGCGGCAGCGTGCCTCTACCCGGTCATCTCGGCCTTCCAGCTGGGGCTCTACGACTGGAGCATGGGCACCCCCTGGAGCGCGGCCCGCTGGGTGGGGCTGGATGCATTCGCCGCGGCGTTCAGCAATCCCCGGGTGTGGTCCTCGCTCTGGACAACCCTGCTGTTCGCCGGCGTCTGCGTCACCGCCGAGATGCTGCTGGGCATCGCGCTGGCACTGGCGCTGGAGCGGCCGGTGCGGGGCACGGCGGTCTTTCGCACCTTGTTCATCCTGCCCATGATGATCGCGCCCATTGCCGTGGGCCTGGCCTGGCGCTACATGTTCGACGCGCAGTTCGGGCTCATCAACGCCGTGCTCGGCCTGCTCAGGATCGCGCCCCTGACCTGGCTGGCGGATCCCACGCTCGCGTTCGCCGCCATCGTGATCGCGGACGTCTGGCAGTGGACGCCCTTCGTCTTCATCATGATGGTGGCCGCCCTGGCGAACGTGGACAGCGCGGTCATCGAGGCCTCGCGGATCGACGGGGCGAACTGGTGGCAGATGACCACCCTCGTCAAGCTGCCCATGATCGCGCACGTGATCGCCATCACGCTGATGATGCGGCTGGTGGATGCCTTCCGGGTTCTCGAAGTGATCTACGTGCTGACATTCGGCGGCCCGGGCGACTCCACCGAAATCCTCGCGCTGCACATCTACAAGACGGCCTTCGTGGGCCAGCAGCTGGGCGTGGCCGCCGCCATCTCCGTGCTGCTGCTCGTGGTGGTGGCCGTGCTGTCATGGATCGCCCTGCGCATCTCGAACCCTCTGGACAACGAGAAGTAA
- a CDS encoding carbohydrate ABC transporter permease, whose product MKRSPLLATAHYAMLVGLAVLCIAPIAVIFATSLRQQVDIFAEPLNFIFTPTLENYRAVLQEDKFDRYLYNSLFVGLISTAATLVLGCMAAYGLARFRFPGRRALAYTTLLLRTVPLAVMAIPVFLIWNEWHLVNSLWGLILLYVAVNLPFTIWLLYGFVLQVPVELEEAAAIDGCGPLRVFTKVLLPLMAPGLAAASIFTFRIAWNEFILALVLTDRHSRTLPVAASLFVTDMGVDWGRVMAMGSLIAIPPLIFTFVAARQIITGLTAGAVKG is encoded by the coding sequence ATGAAACGCTCTCCCCTGCTCGCCACCGCGCACTACGCCATGCTGGTCGGCCTGGCCGTGCTGTGCATCGCCCCCATCGCGGTCATCTTCGCCACCAGCCTGCGCCAGCAGGTGGACATCTTCGCCGAGCCGCTGAACTTCATCTTCACCCCCACCCTGGAGAACTACCGGGCCGTCCTGCAGGAAGACAAGTTCGACCGGTACCTGTACAACAGCCTTTTTGTCGGGCTCATTTCCACGGCCGCCACCCTGGTGCTGGGCTGCATGGCGGCCTACGGCCTGGCGCGGTTCCGCTTCCCCGGCCGGCGCGCGCTGGCCTACACCACCTTGCTGCTGCGCACCGTGCCGCTGGCGGTCATGGCCATACCGGTCTTCCTGATCTGGAACGAATGGCACCTGGTCAACAGCCTGTGGGGCCTGATCCTGCTGTACGTGGCGGTCAACCTGCCATTCACGATCTGGCTGCTCTATGGCTTCGTGCTGCAGGTCCCCGTGGAGCTGGAAGAGGCAGCCGCCATCGACGGCTGCGGCCCCCTGCGCGTGTTCACCAAGGTGCTGCTTCCGCTCATGGCGCCCGGGCTCGCCGCGGCCTCGATCTTCACCTTCCGCATCGCCTGGAACGAGTTCATCCTGGCGCTGGTGCTCACCGATCGCCACTCGCGCACCCTGCCCGTGGCGGCCTCGCTTTTCGTCACCGACATGGGGGTGGACTGGGGGCGGGTCATGGCCATGGGCAGCCTCATCGCCATTCCCCCGCTGATCTTCACCTTCGTGGCGGCACGCCAGATCATCACCGGGCTCACGGCAGGCGCCGTCAAGGGCTAG
- a CDS encoding methyl-accepting chemotaxis protein, protein MRFVQTLRISQKLLLFALLLVACFFLGAWQVARCLLAISHFGAALPDADPVVESAAAALRILALTSAVVAGGCLALAWWIGRALRTRVAVARKFTDDVRIGNLTSLIHDAQRDEFSPLMAAMREMQESLTRVVTKVRAGAQEVALASDEISQANTDLSARTERQALSLKDTTDAVEAFASSALLMGQKADAGNAIAQQTAMAGDHGNRAFASVQQTMQEIASDSARAFDIIALIDGIAFQTNILALNAAVEAARAGEQGRGFAVVASEVRALAQRSASAAKDIKALLTRGNARIETGATLVQTAAQQLGGMTEAIQRVTQIMAEIAHSSQMQRESVGKVIESVELIDQATQQNAALVEQTASASQQLRAQAARLVGSVNVFTLNGSPSEAEEQVRRAVDLIRDIGAEKAYREFTHGTSFKDRDLYITVYDFNGRNLAHGANPANVGKVLIDMRDANGVAIVRNSRDLATQRGSGWSAPYHILNPVTQKIMVKKAFVQRVGETFVSSGIYAVDLD, encoded by the coding sequence ATGAGATTCGTCCAGACATTGCGCATTTCGCAGAAGCTGCTCCTCTTCGCGCTCCTGCTGGTGGCGTGCTTCTTCCTCGGGGCCTGGCAGGTCGCGCGCTGCCTGCTGGCGATCTCGCATTTCGGCGCGGCGCTGCCAGACGCCGATCCCGTCGTGGAAAGCGCAGCCGCCGCGCTGCGGATACTGGCCCTGACCAGCGCCGTGGTGGCGGGGGGCTGCCTGGCCCTGGCATGGTGGATTGGCCGCGCGCTGCGCACGCGCGTCGCCGTCGCCCGCAAATTCACGGACGATGTGCGCATCGGCAACCTGACGAGCCTGATTCACGACGCGCAGCGCGACGAGTTCTCGCCCTTGATGGCAGCCATGCGCGAAATGCAGGAATCCCTGACCAGGGTCGTCACCAAGGTCAGGGCGGGCGCGCAGGAGGTGGCCCTGGCCAGCGACGAGATATCCCAGGCGAACACCGATCTGTCCGCACGGACGGAACGCCAGGCGCTGTCGCTGAAGGACACCACGGACGCGGTGGAGGCGTTCGCCAGCAGCGCCCTGCTGATGGGGCAGAAGGCGGATGCGGGCAACGCCATCGCGCAGCAGACCGCCATGGCGGGAGACCACGGCAACCGTGCCTTCGCGTCCGTGCAGCAGACCATGCAGGAAATTGCGTCGGACTCCGCGCGGGCCTTCGACATCATCGCGCTCATTGACGGGATCGCGTTCCAGACCAACATCCTCGCCCTGAACGCGGCCGTCGAGGCGGCACGCGCCGGCGAGCAGGGCCGGGGCTTTGCCGTGGTCGCCAGCGAGGTGCGCGCGCTGGCGCAGCGCAGCGCCAGCGCGGCCAAGGACATCAAGGCGCTGCTGACCCGCGGCAACGCCCGCATCGAAACCGGCGCGACCCTGGTGCAGACGGCCGCCCAACAACTGGGCGGCATGACCGAGGCCATCCAGCGGGTGACGCAGATCATGGCGGAGATCGCCCATTCCAGCCAGATGCAGCGCGAGAGCGTGGGCAAGGTCATCGAGTCCGTGGAGCTGATTGACCAGGCCACGCAACAGAACGCGGCCCTGGTGGAGCAGACCGCCTCCGCCTCGCAGCAACTGCGGGCGCAGGCCGCGCGCCTCGTCGGGTCGGTGAACGTGTTCACGCTCAACGGGAGCCCGTCCGAAGCCGAAGAGCAGGTGCGAAGGGCCGTGGACCTGATCCGCGACATCGGCGCCGAGAAGGCCTACCGCGAATTCACGCACGGCACCTCGTTCAAGGACCGGGACCTGTACATCACGGTCTACGACTTCAACGGCCGCAATCTCGCGCACGGAGCCAATCCCGCCAACGTCGGAAAGGTCCTCATCGACATGCGCGACGCGAATGGCGTGGCGATCGTCAGGAACTCGCGCGACCTGGCCACGCAAAGGGGCTCTGGATGGTCCGCGCCGTACCACATCCTGAATCCGGTCACCCAGAAGATCATGGTCAAGAAGGCGTTTGTCCAGCGTGTGGGAGAGACCTTCGTCTCGTCCGGAATCTACGCCGTGGACCTGGATTGA
- a CDS encoding ABC transporter substrate-binding protein produces the protein MQRRLLVQSLCAATIPAFFPGASRARNRYAPYRGQKLRISIPRHHHYDAATKLFPTFTSETGIQVEFEQLPIAEMKKRQLEEMAKPQCDFDLVSYVVMWKGEYVKKRLIRDIEPYLNNRQLTPEDFDLPDIIAGFRENIGLVGGWKGYLAGGAAKLYGLPYGAETSVLAYRHDIFEKFNLKPPESYFQLEQLLPLLREKTAMGSLASRGKEGHQCVHAWLLHLNPLNGGVFENNWQPRLHDSAGVRAANLLKKIIDTGPPNALAAGQTEMLNAFLQGQASMYLDSTLIFGAVRDEKISKINGKVSYVRHPRGARYASQTGGLGLAIPAQSKNPDSAFLLMQWLTAKQQDKSVCHLGGVPHRLSTLADPDLGRKYPEFQMLLRSIGDANPNWRPIIPEWDTINTDILGKSIHEVISGKQPAETALAQAAKAVADLMRREGYLTTPPPVR, from the coding sequence ATGCAACGCAGACTGCTCGTCCAATCGCTGTGCGCCGCCACCATCCCCGCCTTCTTCCCGGGGGCATCGCGCGCCCGGAACAGGTATGCCCCCTACCGGGGCCAGAAGCTCAGGATCAGCATCCCCAGGCACCACCACTACGACGCCGCCACGAAACTGTTCCCCACGTTCACCAGCGAAACCGGCATTCAGGTCGAGTTTGAACAGCTCCCCATCGCGGAGATGAAAAAGAGGCAGCTGGAGGAGATGGCCAAGCCGCAGTGCGACTTCGACCTCGTGTCGTATGTGGTGATGTGGAAAGGCGAGTACGTCAAGAAGCGCCTCATCCGGGATATCGAGCCCTACCTGAACAACCGGCAGCTCACCCCCGAGGACTTCGACCTGCCCGACATCATCGCGGGATTCCGGGAGAACATCGGCCTGGTCGGGGGATGGAAAGGCTACCTGGCCGGCGGGGCCGCCAAGCTCTATGGGCTGCCCTATGGAGCCGAGACCTCGGTGCTGGCCTACCGGCACGACATCTTCGAGAAGTTCAACCTGAAGCCGCCCGAGTCGTACTTCCAGCTGGAACAGCTGCTGCCGCTCCTGCGGGAAAAGACCGCCATGGGGTCGCTGGCCTCGCGCGGCAAGGAAGGCCACCAGTGCGTGCATGCCTGGCTGTTGCACCTGAACCCGCTCAATGGCGGCGTGTTCGAGAACAACTGGCAGCCCCGCCTGCATGATTCGGCCGGAGTCCGCGCCGCCAACCTGCTCAAGAAGATCATCGACACCGGCCCTCCCAACGCGCTGGCGGCGGGCCAGACGGAGATGCTCAATGCGTTCCTGCAAGGGCAGGCCTCCATGTACCTGGACTCGACCCTCATCTTCGGTGCGGTCCGCGACGAGAAGATCTCGAAGATCAATGGCAAGGTTAGTTATGTGCGCCATCCCCGCGGCGCGCGCTATGCGTCCCAGACCGGAGGCCTGGGACTGGCCATCCCCGCCCAGTCGAAGAACCCGGACAGCGCATTCCTGCTGATGCAATGGCTCACCGCCAAGCAGCAGGACAAGTCGGTTTGCCACCTGGGCGGCGTGCCCCACCGGCTGTCCACCCTGGCCGACCCCGACCTGGGGAGGAAATACCCCGAGTTCCAGATGCTCCTGCGCAGCATCGGGGATGCCAACCCCAACTGGCGGCCCATCATTCCGGAGTGGGACACCATCAATACCGACATACTGGGCAAGAGCATCCACGAGGTGATTTCAGGCAAGCAGCCCGCAGAGACGGCGCTGGCGCAGGCCGCGAAGGCGGTGGCCGACCTGATGCGCCGCGAAGGGTACCTCACCACCCCGCCACCGGTCCGCTAG
- a CDS encoding LysR substrate-binding domain-containing protein produces the protein MNLLASLRYLVALHEHRHFGRAAQACHITQPALSNALRALEKEFGVVVVRRGRSFEGFTPEGERVLASAQRMLHEHQVLQQDLLSDAAHPRGTLRLGAVPTAMPILARFAAQLQARHPGIAPVALSMSSQALEAGLESISLDLALGYTERMPARGGQLRAWPQYVEHYFLLRRASSPKGHGLQMGGPVGWAEAARLPLCLLTPEMHNRSLVDGAFRSAGATVRPAMETDSVLTLALSVVAGNLCSVLPGALVDAVRGHDGLEALPLLAPVLTTPIGFMSHRQVQPTRALDAALALAQDADWLRHATAHSGLLAA, from the coding sequence ATGAACCTGCTCGCGTCCCTGCGCTACCTCGTGGCGCTGCACGAGCACCGGCACTTCGGCCGGGCGGCGCAGGCCTGCCACATCACGCAACCTGCGCTGTCGAACGCGCTGCGGGCGCTGGAAAAAGAGTTTGGGGTGGTGGTGGTGCGCCGGGGCCGCAGCTTCGAGGGCTTCACGCCCGAGGGGGAGCGTGTGCTGGCCTCGGCCCAGCGCATGCTGCATGAACACCAGGTGCTGCAGCAGGACCTGTTGAGCGATGCCGCCCATCCGCGCGGCACCTTGCGCCTGGGCGCCGTGCCCACGGCCATGCCCATCCTGGCGCGGTTTGCGGCGCAGCTGCAGGCGCGGCACCCCGGCATCGCGCCCGTCGCGCTGTCCATGAGCTCGCAGGCGCTGGAAGCGGGGCTGGAGAGTATTTCCCTGGACCTCGCGCTCGGCTACACCGAGCGCATGCCCGCGCGCGGCGGCCAACTGCGGGCCTGGCCGCAGTACGTGGAGCACTATTTCCTGCTGCGGCGGGCCAGCAGCCCGAAAGGGCACGGCCTGCAGATGGGCGGGCCCGTTGGCTGGGCCGAGGCGGCGCGCCTGCCGCTGTGCCTGCTCACGCCCGAGATGCACAACCGCAGCCTGGTGGATGGCGCCTTCCGCAGCGCGGGGGCCACGGTGCGGCCCGCCATGGAAACCGATTCGGTCCTCACGCTGGCCTTGAGCGTGGTGGCCGGCAACCTGTGCAGCGTGCTGCCGGGCGCGCTGGTGGATGCGGTGCGGGGCCATGACGGGCTGGAGGCGCTGCCCCTCCTGGCGCCCGTGCTCACCACGCCCATCGGCTTCATGTCGCACCGCCAGGTGCAGCCCACCCGCGCGCTCGATGCCGCGCTGGCCTTGGCGCAGGATGCCGACTGGCTGCGCCACGCCACCGCGCACAGCGGATTGCTGGCGGCGTAG
- the apbC gene encoding iron-sulfur cluster carrier protein ApbC, which translates to MAVTEQGLLAALSSVLDPHTGKDFVSTRALRNVQITGGDVAFDVELGYPAKSLVPELRRSLVAAAKGIAGVENVSVNITTKVIAHAVQRGVQLLPQVKNIIAVASGKGGVGKSTTAANLALALAAEGASVGVLDADIYGPSQPMMLGINRRPESDDGKTMEPLENYGVQVMSIGFLVDQDEAMIWRGPMATQALEQLLRQTNWKDLDYLIIDMPPGTGDIQLTLSQRVPMTGAVIVTTPQDIALLDAKKGIKMFEKVGVPILGIVENMAAHVCSNCGHVEHIFGADGGKKMAADYHMDYLGALPLDMSIRLQADSGKPTVVADPDGDVAKIYKKVARDVAVKIAQQAKDFSNKFPTISISKNT; encoded by the coding sequence ATGGCAGTCACCGAACAGGGCCTCTTGGCCGCACTTTCCAGCGTGCTGGACCCCCACACCGGCAAGGATTTCGTCAGCACCCGGGCCCTGCGCAACGTGCAGATCACCGGCGGCGACGTGGCCTTCGACGTGGAACTGGGCTACCCCGCCAAGAGCCTGGTGCCCGAGCTGCGCCGCAGCCTCGTGGCGGCCGCCAAGGGGATTGCCGGGGTGGAGAACGTGTCGGTCAACATCACCACCAAGGTCATCGCGCACGCCGTGCAGCGCGGCGTGCAGCTGTTGCCCCAGGTCAAGAACATCATCGCCGTGGCCTCGGGCAAGGGCGGCGTGGGCAAGAGCACCACGGCCGCCAACCTGGCCCTGGCGCTGGCTGCCGAGGGCGCCAGCGTGGGCGTGCTCGACGCCGACATCTACGGCCCCAGCCAACCCATGATGCTGGGCATCAACCGCCGCCCCGAAAGCGACGATGGCAAGACCATGGAGCCGCTGGAGAACTATGGCGTGCAGGTCATGTCCATCGGCTTCCTGGTGGACCAGGACGAAGCCATGATCTGGCGCGGCCCCATGGCCACCCAGGCGCTGGAGCAGCTGCTGCGCCAGACCAACTGGAAAGACCTCGACTACCTCATCATCGACATGCCGCCCGGTACCGGCGACATCCAGCTCACGCTGAGCCAGCGCGTGCCCATGACCGGCGCCGTGATCGTCACCACGCCGCAGGACATCGCGCTGCTGGACGCCAAGAAGGGCATCAAGATGTTCGAGAAGGTGGGCGTGCCCATCCTGGGCATCGTCGAGAACATGGCCGCCCACGTGTGCAGCAACTGCGGCCATGTGGAGCACATCTTTGGCGCCGACGGCGGCAAGAAAATGGCGGCCGACTACCACATGGACTACCTGGGCGCGCTGCCGCTCGACATGAGCATCCGCCTGCAGGCCGACAGCGGCAAGCCCACCGTGGTGGCCGACCCCGACGGGGACGTGGCCAAGATCTACAAGAAGGTGGCGCGCGACGTGGCGGTGAAAATCGCCCAGCAGGCCAAGGACTTCTCCAACAAGTTCCCCACCATCTCGATCAGCAAGAACACCTGA
- a CDS encoding restriction endonuclease produces the protein MAEKSLFAMLLRSPWWVSFVVVGLIVLAAGALLPKEYFVVGALAGFPIFVVGCIAAWKQLRAPNPAQVADMLEAVGSMPWRSFADTLASAWTRAGYTVERIDGNNAGADMRLTLSGKTTLVSAKRWKAATHGVEPLRELHAAMVASDAPAGVYVAALGQVSDNARLYARDHGIAVLQGDAVAALLLSSRR, from the coding sequence ATGGCCGAAAAGTCCCTGTTTGCCATGCTGCTGCGCTCGCCCTGGTGGGTCAGCTTCGTGGTGGTCGGCCTCATTGTCCTGGCGGCGGGCGCCCTCTTGCCCAAGGAGTACTTCGTGGTGGGAGCGCTCGCGGGTTTCCCCATCTTCGTGGTGGGCTGCATCGCGGCCTGGAAGCAGCTGCGCGCCCCCAACCCGGCCCAGGTGGCCGACATGCTGGAGGCCGTGGGCAGCATGCCCTGGCGCAGCTTTGCCGACACCCTGGCATCCGCCTGGACCCGGGCGGGCTACACCGTGGAGCGGATCGACGGCAACAACGCCGGGGCCGACATGCGCCTGACCCTGAGCGGCAAGACCACGCTGGTGAGCGCCAAGCGCTGGAAGGCCGCCACCCATGGCGTGGAGCCCCTGCGCGAACTGCACGCGGCCATGGTGGCCAGCGACGCTCCGGCGGGCGTCTATGTGGCAGCCCTGGGGCAGGTCAGCGACAACGCGCGCCTGTATGCCCGCGACCATGGGATCGCCGTGCTGCAGGGCGATGCAGTGGCGGCCCTGCTGCTGAGCAGCCGGCGCTGA
- a CDS encoding patatin-like phospholipase family protein: protein MPSISPPTDACAPAPAAPPARPTGLLLTGGGARAAYQVGVLEAIADIRNACGAGGGPNPFPIITGTSAGAINAAALACGADNFDRAVRRIARVWRQFHASQVYGADSLSVMRSGARWLTLLSMGWALARWRRMRPRSLLDNSPLEKLLVKMVPLVRLPRLIRKGHLTALAVTASSYSSGEHVTFFESNAPVQPWVRSQRKAARDRITHEHLLASSAIPFIFPAKGITIDDHTEYFGDGSMRQSAPIAPAIHLGAERILVIGAGRMHEPRGDAAANPTPSYPTLAQIAGHALSNIFLDALAVDVERVQRVNQTLSLIPPDVRAHSALRPIELLVIAPSQRLDAVAARHVGDLPAPVRAMLAALGVTSNMADVRGAALASYLLFESGYTQELMALGRADTLAMRAEVCRFFGWTDSGADIQTREHA from the coding sequence ATGCCATCGATCAGCCCCCCCACCGACGCCTGCGCCCCCGCTCCCGCGGCCCCGCCCGCCCGTCCCACCGGCCTGCTGCTGACCGGCGGCGGTGCCCGCGCCGCCTACCAGGTGGGCGTGCTGGAGGCGATCGCCGACATCCGCAATGCCTGTGGCGCGGGCGGCGGGCCCAATCCGTTCCCCATCATCACGGGCACCTCCGCGGGCGCCATCAACGCGGCGGCGCTGGCCTGCGGGGCCGACAACTTCGACCGCGCGGTGCGCCGCATCGCACGCGTGTGGCGCCAGTTCCATGCCAGCCAGGTGTATGGCGCCGATTCGCTGTCCGTGATGCGCAGCGGGGCGCGCTGGCTCACGCTGCTGTCCATGGGCTGGGCGCTGGCGCGGTGGCGCCGCATGCGGCCCCGGTCGCTGCTGGACAACTCGCCCCTGGAGAAACTGCTGGTGAAGATGGTGCCCCTGGTGCGCCTGCCCCGGCTCATCCGCAAGGGGCACCTCACCGCGCTGGCGGTCACGGCATCGAGCTACAGCTCGGGCGAGCACGTCACGTTCTTCGAATCCAACGCGCCGGTGCAGCCCTGGGTGCGCTCGCAGCGCAAGGCCGCGCGCGACCGCATCACGCACGAGCACCTGCTCGCGTCCTCGGCCATTCCGTTCATCTTCCCGGCCAAGGGCATCACGATCGACGACCATACCGAGTACTTCGGCGATGGCTCCATGCGGCAGTCGGCCCCGATCGCGCCCGCCATCCACCTGGGGGCCGAGCGCATCCTGGTGATCGGCGCGGGCCGCATGCACGAGCCCCGGGGCGACGCCGCGGCCAACCCCACGCCCAGCTACCCCACGCTCGCGCAGATCGCGGGGCATGCGCTGTCCAACATCTTTCTGGACGCGCTGGCGGTCGACGTGGAGCGGGTGCAGCGGGTCAACCAGACGCTGTCGCTGATCCCCCCCGACGTGCGCGCGCACAGCGCGCTGCGGCCCATCGAACTGCTGGTGATCGCGCCTTCGCAGCGGCTCGACGCGGTGGCCGCGCGCCACGTGGGCGATCTGCCGGCCCCCGTGCGCGCCATGCTGGCGGCGCTGGGCGTCACGTCCAACATGGCGGATGTGCGCGGCGCGGCGTTGGCCAGCTACCTGCTGTTCGAATCCGGCTACACGCAAGAGCTGATGGCCCTGGGCCGGGCCGACACGCTGGCCATGCGCGCCGAGGTGTGCCGCTTTTTCGGCTGGACCGACAGCGGCGCGGACATTCAGACCCGCGAGCACGCCTGA